A stretch of the Pseudomonas helvetica genome encodes the following:
- a CDS encoding NEL-type E3 ubiquitin ligase domain-containing protein, with translation MSDLQGSISARQALEASDNKGRHYDFIKSRIHPAFKNTSLQRVRELSLTKTRAAQWITTATDFDHTLLQEANLKLWSAQNKVDRFIDKLQDVYEFAEPLLTHALIKQFGVNANVRTTYLHLYLPKERPWYVINTSGGVVTRTVSLLDAALHNFARTETCEPDSDFISQPDARGHFDILAIKRKISIAQFQALCRELDIGARYTQYLEEQLLPSDGLAQGFLKLNIVESEKAAFKAAAQQAVMTGDIDADARDLILMMLDGQRNLTRKGRVMQFAELSILDKLLTGVVLITSSPEQKIRDVTPVIAYVPQDPEHPLKEYPSTVAFMNELTRQLRDNDVISSTGMTYQQYFSRFVDQQQRGHFFGGLQQRLFEVKWHQKEPLDQSPGWQEVPVTKPNLQFSAAPITGEFWEYLYQQKLNKILNDARHIAVSTADTDRNARWAWWDNFKKIVSDLFNVALMIATPFVPGLGELMMAYTAYQIANDVIESIVDLAEGLWIEAAEHIVGVVTDVVQLAAFAAGAQIGQFARLKLSPLIEGMKPVELPNGQPRLWHPDLKSYELPDYTLPTNSRPDALGIHSHEGQDILPLDEKHYAVQQDPKTGSYRVKHPHRSNTYSPQLKHNGLGAWTHEGENPRAWASPTLMRRLGHSVDGFSDAELEQVRIASGTDDGALRRMYVDNTAPPPLLDDSLKRLNIQRQTRQTIQRIRAGRSLDPSSYWFEPLATYLDGWPSDKALKVYENADMSGRFRQYGNADASDEQTLSTSLSHLLSERFAPSLVELLSEEELQAVLGRPIANNEQVQALRNRLADEANRLNADIVNQLYQGAEASDDPQVRLIRQAFPELPSRAAQTLLNSSEGADLVRMTQEQRLPLRLKIRAREAAFEARTNHAYEGFHDGAQWVPETESLVLNALRIHTDTFAQLRIEVREGSDAGPLRGSVGVQDASTVRILVKDDVNRFEVWDAENHKLHEAADFFEAVLKALPKNQQTQLGYRPGQGAFFKQWVMVKTETPAERRTALAAPPIRPLADHEDMLLLRGPGFSTTAATLDERVQDIYPHFNDREVNTFVRSLGSQEQGHRTLTRLDRELDDLRVLLHRWRYRQPETWGPDRQGFVRGGGLHIFERLVDCFKRKPTVFGERSITADGGYALDLSTEFDVLDLERWWKELPDIKHYLDQIGTLNLDRTTFSETASGLLNDFPHLRQLSARSCGLTQLPASIGKMHHLRTLRLMNNDITLTPSAVEHLKNLTHMETLRLDDNPQLTRLPNVERMPKLSILSLSNTGATTWPDGLFAPVGKRRPRGFFLDLQENPISRIPTVVPGSEDAFIVARTRLYERNLSEVNLVIFKDYRRSVGISSKQLYTDAATDAMAQWPMNDDSQWWSAEVSGLGTFRQEAWHDLMTEPGSADFFSLIQKQTLSADYRADGEWRKQLSSRVWRMVEAIDLDSELRKELFEMATAPTTCADAGAQVFNHMGIKVLASEAYALSTSGAFLESRLVNLAKGAARLARVDDIARADFGSRPGNPDEVEVYLAYESGLAQRLDLPWQSEIMLHRRVAGVSAKTLDTAFNTVMSMEAGDGLINDMLEQPFWEKYLRNTYPIEFRRNARLYENKTDLLDQLREAQHAWARSKGMQIAQRRALKQRVQDLARQFNVDDSVVLTDEDMSDEAYGRLLNDIGYEEQQLSRRLTREALRKAV, from the coding sequence ATGTCTGATTTACAAGGAAGTATCTCTGCTCGCCAGGCACTGGAGGCAAGCGATAATAAAGGCCGCCATTACGACTTCATCAAGAGCCGGATCCACCCCGCTTTCAAGAACACTTCATTGCAAAGGGTTCGGGAGCTTAGCCTCACAAAAACACGGGCTGCGCAATGGATAACCACAGCCACAGACTTCGATCACACGCTGTTACAAGAGGCCAACCTTAAACTCTGGTCCGCTCAAAACAAGGTGGACCGGTTTATTGATAAGTTACAAGACGTTTATGAGTTCGCAGAACCCCTACTCACCCACGCACTGATAAAACAGTTCGGCGTCAATGCCAATGTCAGAACCACTTACTTGCACCTCTATCTACCCAAGGAACGCCCTTGGTATGTCATCAACACGTCCGGCGGCGTTGTCACCCGAACCGTTTCGCTGCTGGACGCCGCCTTACACAACTTCGCGCGTACTGAAACCTGTGAGCCAGACTCCGACTTCATCAGCCAGCCCGATGCTCGCGGGCACTTCGACATCCTGGCGATCAAACGCAAAATCTCCATCGCCCAGTTCCAGGCCCTGTGCCGCGAACTGGACATTGGCGCGCGCTATACCCAATACCTCGAAGAACAGTTGCTGCCCAGTGACGGCCTCGCACAGGGCTTTTTGAAACTCAACATTGTCGAGAGCGAGAAAGCCGCCTTTAAAGCGGCTGCGCAACAGGCGGTGATGACCGGCGACATCGACGCCGATGCCCGCGACCTGATCCTGATGATGCTCGATGGCCAACGCAACCTCACCCGCAAAGGCCGGGTGATGCAGTTCGCTGAACTGTCCATCCTGGACAAGCTCCTGACCGGAGTCGTGTTGATTACATCGAGCCCGGAACAAAAAATCCGCGACGTTACGCCGGTGATCGCTTATGTCCCACAGGACCCTGAGCATCCACTGAAAGAGTACCCGTCAACCGTCGCGTTCATGAATGAACTGACTCGCCAGCTGCGCGACAACGACGTCATATCGTCCACAGGAATGACTTACCAGCAGTACTTCAGCCGGTTCGTCGATCAGCAACAGCGCGGGCATTTTTTCGGCGGGTTGCAACAACGCCTGTTCGAGGTGAAATGGCATCAGAAAGAACCGCTGGACCAGAGTCCTGGCTGGCAGGAAGTCCCGGTCACCAAGCCCAATCTGCAATTCAGCGCCGCACCGATCACCGGCGAATTCTGGGAGTACCTTTACCAGCAAAAACTGAACAAGATCCTCAATGACGCCCGACACATTGCCGTGTCCACCGCCGATACCGATCGCAACGCCCGTTGGGCCTGGTGGGACAATTTCAAAAAAATAGTCTCGGACCTCTTCAACGTCGCGCTGATGATCGCCACCCCCTTCGTCCCGGGACTGGGCGAATTGATGATGGCCTACACCGCGTATCAGATCGCCAACGACGTCATCGAATCCATCGTCGACCTGGCAGAAGGCCTGTGGATCGAAGCCGCCGAGCATATCGTAGGTGTGGTGACCGACGTCGTTCAGCTGGCGGCCTTTGCGGCGGGCGCGCAGATTGGCCAGTTCGCTCGCTTGAAGCTCTCGCCGTTGATCGAAGGCATGAAACCAGTGGAACTGCCCAACGGCCAGCCCCGCCTGTGGCACCCCGATCTCAAATCTTACGAACTGCCCGATTACACGTTACCGACCAACTCCAGGCCCGACGCGTTGGGTATTCACTCCCACGAAGGCCAGGACATTCTGCCGCTGGATGAAAAACATTATGCCGTGCAGCAAGACCCGAAAACGGGTAGCTATCGCGTCAAGCATCCACACCGTTCCAACACCTATTCACCGCAGTTGAAACACAACGGTCTCGGTGCCTGGACTCACGAAGGCGAAAATCCACGCGCGTGGGCAAGCCCGACACTGATGCGTCGTCTCGGCCACTCCGTGGACGGTTTCAGCGACGCAGAGCTGGAGCAAGTTCGCATCGCCAGTGGTACCGACGACGGTGCCTTGCGTCGGATGTACGTCGACAACACGGCCCCGCCACCGTTACTGGACGACAGCCTCAAACGCTTGAACATCCAGCGCCAGACCCGACAAACCATTCAGCGAATTCGAGCAGGCCGGTCTCTGGACCCATCGTCTTACTGGTTTGAACCGCTGGCGACTTACCTGGACGGCTGGCCTTCGGATAAAGCCCTGAAGGTCTATGAAAACGCCGACATGTCAGGGCGGTTCCGCCAGTACGGCAATGCCGACGCGAGCGACGAGCAAACCCTTTCCACCAGTCTGTCCCACCTCCTGAGCGAGCGGTTTGCGCCAAGCCTTGTCGAGCTCCTCAGCGAAGAAGAGCTGCAAGCGGTGCTCGGTCGACCAATCGCCAACAACGAACAGGTGCAAGCGCTGCGAAATCGTCTGGCGGACGAAGCAAACCGCCTGAACGCCGATATCGTCAATCAGCTGTATCAGGGGGCAGAAGCGTCCGACGATCCGCAGGTCCGTCTCATTCGTCAGGCATTTCCAGAGCTGCCGTCCCGAGCGGCGCAGACGCTGTTGAACAGTAGCGAGGGTGCAGACCTCGTGCGCATGACTCAGGAGCAACGCCTACCGTTGCGCCTCAAGATCCGCGCGCGTGAAGCGGCCTTCGAAGCACGGACCAACCATGCGTACGAAGGCTTTCACGATGGCGCGCAGTGGGTGCCCGAAACCGAAAGTCTGGTACTGAACGCGCTCAGGATTCATACCGACACGTTCGCGCAATTGCGCATCGAGGTTCGCGAAGGCAGCGATGCCGGACCACTGCGTGGCAGTGTGGGTGTGCAGGACGCGTCGACGGTCCGGATACTGGTCAAGGATGACGTGAACCGATTCGAAGTCTGGGACGCTGAAAACCACAAACTGCATGAAGCCGCAGACTTTTTCGAAGCCGTGCTCAAGGCCTTGCCGAAAAACCAACAAACGCAATTGGGTTATCGGCCTGGCCAGGGTGCATTTTTCAAGCAATGGGTGATGGTCAAGACCGAGACGCCTGCCGAACGCCGAACAGCGCTCGCCGCACCGCCGATCCGGCCGTTGGCTGACCATGAAGACATGCTGCTGTTGCGCGGTCCCGGCTTTTCCACCACCGCTGCCACGCTCGACGAACGGGTGCAGGACATCTACCCCCACTTCAACGACAGGGAGGTCAATACCTTTGTTCGATCCCTGGGCTCGCAAGAGCAAGGGCATCGGACACTGACACGACTGGACCGCGAACTGGATGATCTTCGCGTGCTGCTCCATCGCTGGCGATACCGGCAACCCGAGACGTGGGGGCCGGATCGACAAGGGTTCGTGCGAGGCGGCGGGCTACACATTTTCGAACGGCTCGTCGATTGTTTTAAAAGAAAACCCACCGTCTTCGGCGAACGCAGTATCACCGCCGACGGCGGCTATGCGCTGGATCTGTCAACAGAGTTCGATGTTCTTGATCTCGAACGCTGGTGGAAAGAGCTGCCGGATATCAAGCACTACCTCGATCAAATCGGCACCTTGAACCTGGACCGCACGACCTTTTCCGAAACCGCCTCCGGCCTGTTGAACGACTTTCCTCATCTTCGGCAACTGAGTGCCAGGAGCTGCGGATTGACGCAGCTGCCTGCAAGCATTGGCAAGATGCATCACCTGCGTACTTTGCGGCTGATGAACAACGACATCACGTTGACACCCTCGGCTGTCGAACACCTGAAAAACCTGACCCATATGGAAACGCTCAGGCTCGATGACAACCCGCAATTGACGAGGTTACCGAACGTTGAACGCATGCCCAAGCTGAGCATCCTGAGTTTGAGCAACACGGGCGCAACCACCTGGCCCGACGGCCTTTTCGCGCCCGTCGGCAAGCGTCGACCGCGTGGTTTTTTCCTGGATCTGCAGGAGAACCCGATCAGTAGAATTCCGACCGTCGTACCCGGCTCGGAGGATGCATTCATCGTGGCGCGAACCCGTTTGTACGAAAGGAATCTTTCAGAGGTAAATCTGGTCATTTTCAAAGACTATCGGCGCTCGGTCGGCATTTCTTCCAAGCAGCTCTATACCGACGCCGCTACCGATGCGATGGCCCAATGGCCAATGAACGACGACTCTCAATGGTGGAGTGCCGAGGTCTCCGGGCTGGGCACTTTCCGGCAGGAAGCCTGGCACGACTTGATGACCGAGCCTGGCTCTGCAGATTTTTTCTCCTTGATCCAGAAACAGACGCTCTCGGCCGATTACCGGGCCGACGGTGAATGGCGCAAACAGCTCAGCAGCCGGGTATGGCGAATGGTCGAGGCCATCGACCTGGACAGCGAGTTGCGCAAGGAACTGTTCGAGATGGCGACAGCGCCTACCACCTGCGCTGATGCCGGGGCCCAGGTGTTCAACCATATGGGCATCAAGGTCCTCGCGTCTGAAGCCTACGCCTTGTCGACGTCAGGCGCGTTCCTTGAAAGCCGACTGGTCAACCTGGCCAAAGGCGCCGCTCGTCTCGCGCGGGTGGATGACATTGCACGTGCCGATTTCGGCAGCCGACCGGGTAATCCCGATGAGGTTGAGGTGTACCTCGCCTATGAGAGCGGTCTGGCGCAACGCCTCGATTTGCCGTGGCAATCGGAGATCATGTTGCATCGACGAGTGGCTGGCGTGAGCGCAAAAACCCTCGACACGGCCTTCAACACAGTGATGTCGATGGAAGCCGGCGATGGCTTGATCAACGACATGCTCGAACAGCCGTTCTGGGAGAAATACCTGCGCAACACCTACCCGATCGAATTCAGGCGCAATGCCCGACTGTACGAAAACAAGACCGACCTGCTGGATCAGTTGCGCGAAGCTCAACACGCCTGGGCCCGTTCCAAAGGCATGCAGATTGCTCAACGACGGGCACTCAAACAACGCGTCCAGGACCTCGCCAGGCAATTTAACGTCGACGACAGCGTTGTACTCACCGATGAGGACATGAGTGATGAGGCCTATGGCAGATTGTTGAACGACATCGGCTACGAGGAGCAGCAGCTGAGCAGGCGGTTGACGCGCGAGGCGTTGCGCAAGGCCGTATAG
- a CDS encoding transglycosylase domain-containing protein, whose translation MGALWQSDSSEAVVPTDNVEEAPSPKKPRRRRYGWRLFWLLLLITLVALGWAASKEMRTSKLQAREFSQFAASLSYSMQPGPSDSIFYPGAGPFDKRLGYSSLGEFLPRLLKRGYMISAQTRFSPKLFNYSEKGFFVPYAEKIQAGLSITDCRALPLYQYNYPQQLYSSFAAIPPLVVHSLLFIENRDLLDPKQPLANPAVDWPRFGKAAWSQIAKLLHLPGQTAGGSTLATQLEKYRHSPDGLTVSGSEKIRQMISASVRAYQDGPQTLTARQNIVRDYLNSVPLSAVPGHGEVHGMAEGLRVWYGADFNQVNKALTSVASDPLSLSQRGLALRQVLSLMIAQRRPSHYLANGRDELAELTDSHIRLLAQNGVIDDPLAAAALASKVTYRDWQQQPTIQPIESNKGISVARSRLAALLNRPLYDLDRLDLSATSTLQYDLQTKATAYLKHLADPTYAAQLGLLGEHLLTPTSTTQVRYSFTLFERTPDGSRVRVQTDSTDQPFDINEGSKLELGSTAKLRVLTSYLQIISELHDRYGDQSPAELKKTAVPEQDVISRWAVDYLIQNTDRSLPKMLDAALNRTYSANPGESFFTGGGLHTFHNFRKEDNGRSPTLRDALRESINLPFIRLMRDLVRYSTYSGPNSSGQLLSDDDNPRRQEYLAQFADHEGTAFLLRFWKKYQKKDTQARLETFLDSMHPTAIRLAAVHRYLLPEASQESFNSFVRAHLKTAKNTDKNIDRTAGKINEKLTDERLEKLYKTYGPGAFDLPDQGFIAKVHPLDLWLMGYLLNHPDAKFSQIVKASEFERQEVYSWLFKSRHKSARDSRIRTMLEIEAFLDIHQRWQKVGYPFDHLVPSLATAIGSSGDRPAALAELIGTILNDGVRMPTLRIDSLHFAAGTPYETTVINDPDKGKRVMPSEVATAMREALSQVVDAGTAKRVAGTFKLPNGTPLAMGGKTGTGDNRIEAFGSGGRVLSSKSINRTATFVFYIGEHHFGTLTAFVPGASAEAFKFTSALPVQVLKGMAPILTPYLQPGSNTLCLPVNVAQR comes from the coding sequence ATGGGCGCTTTGTGGCAATCCGATTCGAGTGAAGCTGTTGTGCCAACTGACAACGTGGAAGAAGCGCCTTCACCGAAAAAACCTCGCCGTCGTCGTTATGGCTGGCGGCTGTTCTGGTTGCTGTTATTGATTACTCTGGTCGCGCTCGGTTGGGCAGCCTCCAAGGAAATGCGTACCTCGAAACTGCAGGCGCGCGAATTCAGCCAGTTTGCTGCATCGCTGAGTTACTCGATGCAACCGGGGCCCAGCGATTCGATTTTCTATCCGGGTGCCGGGCCTTTCGACAAACGCCTGGGCTACAGTTCTCTGGGTGAGTTTTTGCCGCGCTTGCTCAAGCGTGGCTACATGATCTCTGCGCAAACCCGTTTCTCACCGAAACTGTTCAACTACAGCGAAAAGGGCTTCTTCGTGCCCTACGCGGAAAAAATCCAGGCCGGTTTATCCATTACCGACTGCCGCGCCTTGCCGTTGTATCAGTACAACTATCCGCAGCAGCTGTATTCGAGCTTTGCCGCTATCCCGCCGCTGGTGGTGCACAGCCTGCTATTCATCGAGAACCGCGACCTGCTCGACCCCAAACAACCCCTGGCCAACCCCGCTGTGGACTGGCCGCGTTTTGGCAAGGCGGCCTGGTCGCAAATCGCCAAACTGCTGCACCTGCCCGGTCAGACTGCCGGTGGCAGCACCCTGGCCACTCAGCTGGAAAAATACCGCCACTCACCCGATGGCCTCACGGTGTCGGGCAGCGAGAAAATCCGCCAGATGATTTCCGCCAGCGTGCGCGCTTATCAGGATGGCCCGCAAACCCTCACGGCTCGTCAAAATATCGTGCGCGATTACCTCAACAGCGTGCCGCTGTCAGCCGTGCCTGGTCATGGTGAAGTGCATGGCATGGCCGAAGGGTTGCGCGTGTGGTACGGCGCCGATTTCAATCAGGTCAATAAAGCCCTGACGAGTGTTGCCAGTGACCCGCTGAGTCTGTCTCAACGCGGTCTGGCCCTGCGTCAGGTACTGTCACTGATGATCGCCCAGCGTCGGCCTTCACATTACTTGGCCAATGGCCGTGACGAACTGGCAGAACTCACCGACAGCCACATCCGCCTGCTCGCACAAAACGGCGTGATCGACGACCCGCTGGCCGCTGCCGCACTGGCCAGCAAGGTGACCTACCGCGACTGGCAACAACAACCGACCATTCAACCGATCGAATCCAACAAGGGCATCAGTGTGGCGCGCAGTCGGCTGGCCGCCCTGCTCAATCGTCCTTTGTATGACCTCGATCGCCTTGACCTGTCGGCCACCAGCACCTTGCAGTACGACCTGCAAACCAAGGCCACCGCGTACCTCAAGCATTTGGCCGACCCGACCTACGCGGCGCAACTGGGCCTGCTTGGCGAACACTTGCTGACCCCCACCAGCACGACCCAGGTGCGTTACAGCTTCACCCTGTTCGAGCGGACCCCCGATGGCTCGCGGGTGCGCGTGCAGACCGACAGCACCGATCAGCCCTTCGACATCAACGAAGGCAGCAAACTGGAACTGGGCTCCACCGCCAAACTGCGGGTGTTGACCTCCTACCTGCAAATCATCTCCGAACTGCACGACCGTTATGGCGACCAGTCACCGGCCGAGCTGAAAAAAACCGCGGTCCCCGAGCAGGACGTGATTAGCCGCTGGGCCGTCGATTACCTGATCCAGAACACCGACCGCAGCCTGCCGAAAATGCTCGATGCGGCGCTCAACCGTACGTACTCGGCCAACCCCGGCGAATCATTTTTCACCGGTGGCGGCCTGCACACCTTTCACAACTTCCGCAAGGAAGACAACGGTCGCAGCCCGACCCTGCGCGATGCCCTGCGCGAATCGATCAACCTGCCGTTCATTCGCCTGATGCGCGACCTGGTGCGCTACAGCACTTACTCGGGGCCCAACAGCAGCGGCCAGTTGCTCAGTGACGATGACAACCCACGGCGCCAGGAATATCTGGCGCAATTCGCCGACCACGAAGGCACCGCGTTTTTACTGCGCTTCTGGAAGAAGTACCAGAAAAAAGACACCCAGGCTCGCCTCGAGACCTTCCTCGACAGCATGCACCCGACGGCGATTCGTCTGGCCGCGGTGCACCGTTACCTGCTGCCCGAAGCCAGTCAGGAAAGCTTCAACAGCTTTGTCCGCGCACACCTGAAAACGGCCAAAAATACCGATAAGAATATCGACAGAACCGCCGGCAAGATCAACGAAAAGCTCACTGACGAGCGCCTGGAAAAACTCTATAAAACCTACGGACCAGGCGCCTTTGACCTGCCCGATCAAGGCTTCATCGCCAAGGTCCACCCACTGGATCTGTGGCTGATGGGCTACTTGCTGAACCACCCCGACGCCAAGTTCAGCCAGATCGTCAAAGCCAGTGAATTCGAGCGTCAGGAAGTCTACAGCTGGCTGTTCAAGAGCCGGCACAAGAGCGCTCGCGACAGCCGCATCCGGACCATGCTGGAGATCGAAGCCTTCCTCGACATTCACCAGCGCTGGCAGAAAGTCGGCTACCCGTTCGATCACCTGGTGCCGTCACTGGCCACCGCCATCGGCAGCTCCGGCGATCGGCCAGCGGCTCTGGCAGAGCTGATCGGGACGATCCTCAACGATGGCGTGCGGATGCCGACCTTGCGCATCGACAGCCTGCATTTCGCCGCCGGCACGCCGTATGAAACAACGGTGATCAATGACCCGGACAAAGGCAAACGCGTGATGCCGTCCGAAGTGGCGACGGCGATGCGCGAAGCGTTGTCGCAAGTGGTCGACGCCGGTACCGCCAAACGGGTCGCCGGTACGTTCAAACTGCCAAACGGCACCCCGCTGGCCATGGGCGGCAAGACCGGCACCGGTGACAACCGCATTGAAGCCTTCGGCTCCGGCGGACGGGTGCTGAGCTCGAAATCGATCAACCGCACCGCCACGTTCGTGTTCTACATTGGCGAGCATCACTTCGGCACCCTCACCGCCTTCGTGCCAGGCGCCTCGGCCGAAGCCTTCAAATTCACCTCGGCATTGCCGGTGCAGGTACTCAAGGGCATGGCACCGATTCTCACACCGTATTTGCAACCGGGGAGCAACACGCTGTGTCTGCCTGTCAACGTAGCGCAGCGCTGA
- a CDS encoding transposase, with protein MHPRPNSHCLHRGRYSEPGRAYMVTTVVHQRCPLFADWRIGRLLVTEMKRAHERNQIYSLAWVVMPDHFHWLLELKQGTLSQVMQSIKSRSTLTINRAVNGSGAFWQSGYHDRAIRDGEDLRPFARYIVANPLRAGLVENIGDYPLWDASWL; from the coding sequence ATGCATCCCCGCCCAAACTCTCATTGTCTACACCGTGGCAGGTACTCTGAACCCGGACGGGCCTATATGGTCACGACCGTCGTTCACCAGCGGTGCCCGCTCTTCGCCGACTGGCGTATAGGCCGATTGCTGGTAACAGAAATGAAACGGGCTCATGAAAGAAATCAAATCTACTCTCTGGCCTGGGTCGTCATGCCTGATCATTTCCACTGGTTGCTTGAACTGAAGCAAGGCACCCTGTCTCAGGTCATGCAATCAATCAAATCTCGTAGCACACTCACTATCAATAGAGCGGTCAATGGCTCAGGAGCCTTCTGGCAAAGCGGTTACCACGACAGGGCAATACGCGACGGTGAAGACCTGCGCCCATTCGCCCGATACATCGTCGCCAACCCATTGCGGGCCGGGTTGGTGGAAAACATCGGAGACTATCCACTCTGGGATGCAAGCTGGCTCTGA
- a CDS encoding amino acid permease, whose protein sequence is MTVGNHLPHGETAQGGPLKRELGERHIRLMALGACIGVGLFLGSAKAIEMAGPAIMLSYIIGGLAILVIMRALGEMAVHNPVAGSFSRYAQDYLGPLAGFLTGWNYWFLWLVTCVAEITAVAVYMGIWFPEVPRWIWALAALVSMGSINLIAVKAFGEFEFWFALIKIVTIIAMVVGGVGVIAFGFGNDGVALGISNLWSHGGFMPNGVQGVLMSLQMVMFAYLGVEMIGLTAGEAKNPQKTIPNAIGSVFWRILLFYVGALFVILSIYPWNEIGTQGSPFVMTFERLGIKTAAGIINFVVITAALSSCNGGIFSTGRMLYSLAQNGQAPAGFAKTSNGVPRRALLLSIGALLLGVLLNYLVPEKVFVWVTAIATFGAIWTWVMILLAQLKFRKGLSPAERAALKYRMWLYPVSSYLALAFLVMVVGLMAYFPDTRVALYVGPAFLVLLTVLFYVFKLQPTGVPQAAVRTAS, encoded by the coding sequence ATGACCGTTGGCAATCACCTGCCCCACGGCGAGACCGCTCAGGGCGGCCCGCTCAAACGCGAACTCGGCGAACGGCATATTCGCTTGATGGCGCTCGGCGCCTGTATCGGTGTCGGTCTGTTCCTCGGTTCAGCCAAGGCCATCGAAATGGCCGGCCCGGCAATCATGCTGTCTTACATCATCGGTGGTCTGGCGATCCTGGTGATCATGCGCGCCCTTGGCGAAATGGCGGTGCACAACCCGGTCGCCGGCTCGTTCAGTCGTTACGCACAAGATTATCTCGGCCCGTTGGCGGGTTTCCTCACGGGCTGGAACTACTGGTTCCTGTGGCTGGTGACCTGCGTCGCGGAAATTACCGCGGTGGCGGTGTACATGGGCATCTGGTTCCCCGAGGTGCCGCGCTGGATCTGGGCACTGGCGGCGTTGGTGAGCATGGGCTCGATCAACCTGATCGCGGTCAAGGCCTTCGGTGAGTTCGAGTTCTGGTTCGCCCTGATCAAGATCGTCACCATTATTGCAATGGTGGTCGGCGGTGTCGGTGTGATCGCCTTCGGTTTCGGCAACGATGGTGTTGCGCTGGGGATTTCCAACCTGTGGAGCCATGGCGGCTTCATGCCCAATGGCGTGCAGGGCGTATTGATGTCCCTGCAAATGGTGATGTTCGCCTACCTGGGTGTCGAGATGATCGGCCTCACGGCCGGTGAAGCGAAGAACCCGCAGAAGACTATTCCGAATGCCATCGGCTCGGTGTTCTGGCGCATCCTGCTGTTCTACGTCGGCGCGCTGTTCGTGATTCTGTCGATCTACCCGTGGAACGAAATCGGCACTCAGGGCAGTCCGTTTGTGATGACCTTCGAGCGCCTGGGCATCAAGACTGCTGCCGGCATCATCAACTTCGTGGTGATCACCGCCGCACTGTCGTCCTGCAACGGCGGTATCTTCAGCACCGGGCGCATGCTTTATAGCCTGGCGCAGAACGGCCAGGCTCCGGCCGGTTTCGCCAAAACCTCGAACGGTGTGCCGCGTCGCGCCTTGTTGCTGTCGATCGGCGCGCTGCTGCTGGGCGTGTTGCTCAACTACCTGGTGCCGGAAAAAGTCTTTGTCTGGGTCACCGCCATCGCGACCTTCGGTGCGATCTGGACCTGGGTGATGATCCTGCTGGCGCAGCTCAAGTTCCGCAAAGGTCTGAGCCCGGCTGAACGTGCCGCTCTCAAGTACCGCATGTGGCTGTACCCGGTGAGTTCCTACCTGGCGCTGGCGTTCCTGGTGATGGTGGTTGGTCTGATGGCCTACTTCCCGGACACCCGCGTCGCACTGTACGTGGGACCTGCATTCCTGGTGCTGCTGACGGTGCTGTTTTATGTGTTCAAGCTACAACCGACCGGTGTCCCGCAAGCTGCGGTGCGCACGGCGTCGTAA